A region of Chloroflexota bacterium DNA encodes the following proteins:
- a CDS encoding sigma-70 family RNA polymerase sigma factor — translation MQDTEALVRAAQEGNLAAFGQVYEEYYLRVYRYAAARVGQGAEAEDIAQEVFLKALNSLHRFKFTGPPFAAWLFRIAHNLIIDRARHAKAASAATSGPPSSLDLALGVAGDQNVEEQALLSLDMDALRKALGKVTKLQRQVIELRFIAGLSLAETGGVMGRKENAIKALQHSALGALRRILAPQASAEVTK, via the coding sequence GTGCAGGACACGGAAGCCCTGGTCCGGGCAGCGCAGGAAGGCAACCTGGCGGCCTTTGGCCAGGTCTATGAGGAATACTACCTCAGGGTGTACCGCTACGCGGCTGCGAGAGTCGGGCAGGGCGCGGAGGCGGAGGACATTGCGCAAGAGGTCTTCTTGAAGGCTCTGAACTCGCTTCACCGGTTCAAGTTCACCGGGCCGCCCTTTGCCGCCTGGCTCTTCCGCATTGCCCACAACCTGATCATCGACCGCGCGCGCCACGCGAAGGCGGCATCCGCCGCCACCTCCGGCCCGCCGTCGTCGCTCGACCTGGCGCTGGGCGTTGCGGGCGACCAGAACGTCGAGGAGCAGGCGCTGCTGTCGCTGGACATGGATGCGCTGCGCAAAGCGTTGGGGAAGGTGACCAAGCTCCAGCGGCAGGTTATCGAGCTGCGCTTCATCGCCGGGTTGTCTCTGGCTGAGACCGGCGGCGTCATGGGCCGCAAGGAAAACGCCATCAAGGCGCTGCAGCACTCCGCCCTGGGAGCGCTCCGGCGCATCCTGGCCCCCCAGGCCTCCGCGGAGGTGACGAAGTGA
- the rimI gene encoding ribosomal protein S18-alanine N-acetyltransferase, whose protein sequence is MSILEHEQSKTSSMPYALRPMLPEDTQAVAEIEREAFPTTWPPTPLRKELHNRLARYLVSYRPSDEVGAEAVAPPQAAPPPSSLLARLLQGLWPRAGRQHMDGDGVRQIIPGYVGMWFMADEAHITAIAVREQYRGRGIGELLLMGCVELSILRRAREVTLEVRVTNDLAQTLYKKYGFEIVGARKRYYTDNNEDAYIMTTGAIQSAEYQRELSAKVEEHARRWGESERMLTS, encoded by the coding sequence ATGAGCATTCTGGAGCACGAGCAGTCGAAGACGTCCTCCATGCCCTACGCCCTTCGGCCCATGCTGCCGGAGGACACGCAGGCCGTCGCCGAGATCGAGCGGGAGGCCTTCCCGACAACGTGGCCGCCGACCCCCTTGCGGAAAGAGTTACATAACCGATTGGCCCGGTACCTCGTGTCCTACCGCCCGTCGGATGAAGTGGGCGCTGAGGCCGTCGCGCCACCGCAGGCCGCGCCGCCGCCGAGCTCGCTGTTGGCGCGGTTGCTGCAGGGGTTGTGGCCGCGGGCCGGACGGCAGCACATGGACGGCGACGGCGTCAGGCAAATCATTCCAGGCTACGTGGGCATGTGGTTCATGGCGGACGAGGCGCACATCACGGCCATCGCCGTCAGGGAACAGTACCGCGGCCGGGGCATCGGCGAGCTGCTGCTCATGGGGTGCGTGGAGCTGTCGATCCTGCGCCGCGCCAGGGAGGTCACCCTGGAGGTCCGCGTCACCAACGACCTGGCGCAGACGCTCTACAAGAAGTACGGCTTTGAGATTGTTGGCGCAAGAAAACGCTATTACACGGACAACAACGAAGATGCTTACATAATGACGACCGGTGCGATCCAGTCGGCGGAGTACCAGCGGGAGCTCTCGGCCAAGGTGGAGGAACACGCCCGCAGGTGGGGCGAATCGGAGCGCATGCTGACGT